One Nitrosomonas sp. PY1 DNA window includes the following coding sequences:
- a CDS encoding SLC13 family permease: MEWQGWFVLGLCVSVLASLIFTRVGPHLIMAGALTILSTTGILKANDALSGFSNSGLITVVGMFVVAAGMHASGAIDLLVNLLLGRPRTPRAALNRMFWPVAFLSSFLNNTPVVATMIPAIYSWSRKIGVSPSKLMIPLSYTAILGGTVTLIGTSTNLIVNGQYQALTGEVGFSLFSITAVGLPVAIAGFVLMWLTFPKLLPDHSQDHTFANLREFTLEVSVAPSGPLVGKTIEQAGLRHLRRIYLVEIDRNGMPITVVSPEEVLQGGDRLVFAGDTEAISDLLRINGIVPSTEEEQTETFNLRHAERRLVEVVVSPHCSALGFAIREAKFRAQYGAAVLAVARNGERIKGNLGSIILEAGDTLLLEARPAFISRQKYNKDFLVISDLRTESPRHEKAYIAWVILVSIITLASFEIISMLNASLIGSGLMILTGCCSANQAERSLDLKVIITIACSFALGVALEKTGVAKYLAENIVDLSGGRPWLLLILTYIAISILTEVITNNAAALLMLPIVLEITGKADLNNVPFVLAIMMAASASFATPLGYQTNMMVYGPGRYHFIDFLKAGIPMNILTAIITITVLLIGWPLEK, encoded by the coding sequence ATGGAATGGCAGGGCTGGTTTGTATTAGGATTGTGTGTCTCGGTATTGGCTTCATTGATATTTACTCGGGTAGGTCCTCATCTGATTATGGCCGGTGCATTGACGATTTTAAGCACGACTGGAATTTTGAAGGCCAATGATGCGTTAAGTGGTTTTAGTAATTCTGGGCTTATTACCGTTGTCGGCATGTTTGTTGTGGCTGCGGGTATGCATGCATCAGGTGCGATTGATTTATTAGTGAATTTGTTGCTGGGTAGACCTAGAACTCCTCGTGCCGCACTGAACCGTATGTTTTGGCCGGTTGCTTTTCTCAGTAGTTTTCTGAATAACACGCCGGTTGTGGCAACCATGATTCCGGCCATATATAGTTGGAGTCGGAAGATTGGTGTTTCGCCTTCTAAACTGATGATTCCGCTTAGCTATACGGCAATACTGGGTGGTACAGTTACCTTAATTGGTACTAGCACCAATTTGATCGTCAATGGGCAGTACCAAGCACTTACAGGAGAAGTCGGTTTTTCTTTGTTTTCAATTACTGCAGTAGGACTGCCGGTAGCTATCGCAGGTTTTGTACTCATGTGGTTAACTTTCCCAAAGTTATTACCAGATCATAGCCAAGATCATACTTTTGCTAATTTACGTGAATTTACCTTGGAAGTATCCGTTGCACCAAGTGGACCTTTAGTCGGAAAAACTATTGAACAAGCTGGATTGCGGCATTTGCGACGAATTTACTTGGTAGAGATCGATCGTAATGGTATGCCGATCACGGTTGTTTCACCGGAGGAAGTGCTACAAGGAGGAGATCGGCTCGTGTTTGCCGGGGATACGGAAGCTATTTCAGATTTGCTGCGGATTAACGGAATTGTGCCTTCTACCGAAGAAGAACAAACCGAGACCTTTAATTTACGGCATGCTGAAAGGCGCTTGGTGGAAGTTGTTGTTTCGCCACATTGTTCAGCGCTCGGTTTTGCGATTCGAGAGGCGAAATTTCGTGCTCAATATGGCGCAGCAGTACTGGCGGTTGCCCGGAACGGTGAGCGCATCAAAGGAAATCTCGGCAGCATTATCTTGGAAGCCGGCGATACGTTATTACTTGAAGCCAGACCCGCTTTCATTAGCCGCCAAAAATATAACAAAGATTTTTTAGTGATTAGTGATTTGCGAACAGAATCACCAAGACATGAAAAGGCTTATATCGCCTGGGTTATTTTGGTGAGCATTATTACGTTGGCAAGCTTCGAGATCATTAGCATGCTAAATGCTTCACTGATTGGCTCAGGTTTGATGATCTTGACCGGATGTTGTTCTGCGAATCAAGCAGAAAGGAGCTTGGATTTGAAAGTGATCATTACCATTGCCTGTTCTTTTGCTTTAGGAGTGGCACTTGAAAAAACCGGTGTGGCGAAGTATTTGGCGGAGAATATTGTCGATTTGAGTGGAGGCAGACCCTGGTTATTGTTGATTCTAACCTATATAGCCATTTCGATATTGACCGAAGTCATTACTAACAATGCAGCGGCTTTGTTGATGTTACCGATCGTACTGGAAATTACGGGAAAGGCAGATTTAAACAATGTGCCTTTCGTTTTGGCGATCATGATGGCTGCTTCTGCGAGTTTTGCTACGCCGCTTGGTTATCAAACCAATATGATGGTGTACGGTCCCGGGCGTTATCATTTTATCGATTTCCTGAAAGCCGGCATACCGATGAATATTCTGACAGCAATTATTACGATTACGGTGTTATTGATTGGCTGGCCACTTGAAAAATGA
- a CDS encoding SEFIR domain-containing protein translates to MTKVFISYSHDNAAHQQRVYALADRLKSDGVDIILDRDWDRFGGPDEGWDKWSEMQAEKTEIVLSVFTPEYRKCWDGDQIPGMRLGAIHELKVLYRRLYNAASQINFYRILIFDDDHRNSIPTFLAGLPAFDVHRNYTEILAWLRLKGAAASNQSDINLTWPIIPTEYQWALADRKETFKAFQSMVEQKSPYRILLIQGASNTGKTILLRELFKLAQSINLCSVLLDLKGCPNLNELLDLLALDVDSSVLPSFHSANGSARKLALLKDLENLKTPLLIGFDTYQHIAPDIAEWLEGQFLRRITQCPGLLVLISGQAVPDQVRYPWNDRAELHRLQPIRDIQYWREYVDRVLHNTQITTDHLEMLIHVYQGDPGQTSAVLRSFSGKKEC, encoded by the coding sequence ATGACAAAAGTATTCATCAGTTATAGTCACGATAATGCGGCACATCAACAACGAGTTTATGCGCTGGCGGATCGTTTAAAAAGTGATGGTGTCGATATTATACTGGATCGGGATTGGGATCGCTTTGGTGGTCCTGATGAAGGCTGGGATAAGTGGTCGGAAATGCAAGCCGAAAAAACCGAGATCGTCCTATCCGTATTTACACCGGAATATCGCAAATGCTGGGACGGCGACCAAATTCCCGGCATGCGCCTCGGCGCAATCCACGAACTCAAGGTACTTTATCGACGGCTTTACAATGCCGCTTCACAAATCAATTTCTATCGCATTCTGATCTTCGACGATGATCATCGTAACAGTATTCCGACTTTCTTGGCGGGATTGCCAGCCTTCGATGTTCATAGGAACTATACTGAAATTTTGGCTTGGCTTCGCCTAAAAGGCGCTGCTGCTTCTAATCAATCCGATATCAACTTGACCTGGCCCATCATACCCACTGAATACCAGTGGGCGCTAGCCGATCGCAAAGAGACATTTAAAGCATTTCAAAGCATGGTCGAGCAAAAATCACCATACCGTATCCTGTTGATCCAAGGCGCCAGCAATACCGGCAAGACCATACTGCTTCGCGAATTATTCAAGCTAGCACAATCGATTAATTTATGTTCGGTATTACTCGACTTGAAAGGTTGTCCCAATCTAAACGAATTGCTGGATTTATTAGCACTCGATGTCGATTCAAGTGTCTTACCGTCATTTCACAGCGCCAACGGATCAGCACGAAAACTTGCTCTATTGAAAGATTTGGAAAACTTAAAAACACCTTTATTAATCGGATTCGATACTTATCAACACATTGCACCGGATATCGCAGAATGGCTGGAAGGTCAATTTTTGCGCCGCATCACGCAATGCCCTGGATTACTGGTGCTAATTTCCGGCCAAGCAGTACCAGACCAAGTCAGATATCCGTGGAACGATCGGGCGGAATTGCATCGGTTACAACCCATTCGCGATATCCAATATTGGCGCGAATATGTGGATCGAGTTTTGCATAATACGCAAATCACCACGGACCACCTCGAAATGTTGATTCACGTGTATCAAGGCGACCCCGGTCAAACCAGTGCTGTGTTGCGGTCATTCTCCGGTAAAAAAGAGT